AGAAATAATTACTCCAGCCAAAAATCATTACCAACAGCACCAGGGAGTAACGATGAATGGCTGGGTGTTTAAAGGCCGAGATAAAAATATGAATGGCGTGATGCCAGCGGATACGGATTTTATCGTGTGCTCGAGTAAATGTTTCCTTAAAGGTAAATTGCAGCAGAATCGCATTCAACAGCGAAATTAACGAAGCAAAATAAAGGGGCGTTGCGAAATTAAACCAACTGACGAGGCGTGTGTCGGATAGGATTCCGCCAAACACTGGACCAAAAACAAAGCCTAAGGAAACCGACAGCAAAATCAAGCCGATGTTGCGGGCCTTGTGCGCCTCTGAACTGACATCAACAATCGCCGCTTGGGCAATGGGCTGGCTGCCCGCCGTGAAGCCAGCAATAATACGCCCGGCCAGCAAGGCCCAGTAGTTTTGAAAAACCACTGCGATGGCTGACAGAAGATAACCAAGAAAAGCCCCAATCAGGCAAATCATCAACGATTTCTTACGACCGACACTGTCTGATAAATCACCAAGGATGGCCGCACCAAAAAACCAGCAAATCATAAAAATGCCGATGGTTAAACCATAATAGAAATCCCGCATCGCCTCGCTGGTGCCTGACGGTAAAAAACCAGCAGTGGGGTCAATCAAAATGGAATTAAGAATAGGAAATAATAATCCCAACCCCATCCCGTCAATAAAAAGCACCAGAAAAAGGGGCAACATGGAAACTAATGTTTTTTCCTGATTCATTACTGCCTGAACTCCGTTATTGAGACAGACC
This Legionella sp. MW5194 DNA region includes the following protein-coding sequences:
- a CDS encoding MFS transporter, whose amino-acid sequence is MNQEKTLVSMLPLFLVLFIDGMGLGLLFPILNSILIDPTAGFLPSGTSEAMRDFYYGLTIGIFMICWFFGAAILGDLSDSVGRKKSLMICLIGAFLGYLLSAIAVVFQNYWALLAGRIIAGFTAGSQPIAQAAIVDVSSEAHKARNIGLILLSVSLGFVFGPVFGGILSDTRLVSWFNFATPLYFASLISLLNAILLQFTFKETFTRAHDKIRIRWHHAIHIFISAFKHPAIHRYSLVLLVMIFGWSNYFSFIPLYLLQTYHYSAMQNSFFLAVMGLGFSIGCGYIVDWCTLRFNYDKTVVVGLLLTAVSVLFVLFSQQQWVAWVATFFIGISLSVAYSVLLTIFSNQVTDNEQGWVMGVTGSIMALCFGLTSLFTGLIAQVGAQLPMMLAFGGLSLSAVMLWFFKRPHHALEKSGKPNVHL